The stretch of DNA accgggCGGAGTGTAGGGTGTGGTGGCtcgtgtcgatgtcccaatccgaccggaCGGAGTGTAGGGTGTGGTGGCtcgtgtcgatgtcccaatccgaccgggTGGAGTGTAGGTTGTGGTAGCTCGTGTCGATGCCCCTATCCGACCGGGTGGAGTGTAGGTTGTGGTAGCTcgggtcgatgtcccaatccgacctcGTTGTGGCTcatgtcgatgtcccaatccgacgaGCCAAAGTCGAGTGTGTCccggttgatgtcccaatccaaccggccgGTGTTGCTAGTTGTAGGTGCTGTAGTTGTAGGTTTTGTATTTCGTTTGTGCAGTTTTTGGGCCCTGTTTACCTATAAACAGGGTCAATTCTCTTTTTCTTATTAATATACGCCGAACCGCAAGGTTCaggatctttcaaaaaaaaaagaggtggTATAGTTTCTGGTATAGGTAGCAAGGAGTGTGCCATATGCACGCAACCTACACAATTAGAGTAATATACTTATTAGAGTAATATACTTATTAGAGCTATTATGCTAGGGTTGCCAAATTAAAGAAAATGCTAAACAAGTACATGGGGCAAATGTACCAATTAGTATCAAGGGTTCTCGTCAGACTGAAACCATTACTACAGAGGAACTACTTCCCACACAAGTACTACCTGCGAACCTATACCTATTAACTGATCACTGCGGTTAACTGAACTCAGCCACTAATCAAGGGATTATGCATGATGCCCAAAAGATGTCCTCCCGCAGAGTAGTTATTACCATGTCCAGCTAGAGTTATGATCAGTGACCTCCTCCCATGGAGACGGACCGGAAACTGGTCTTGGACAGCTTGGGCAGCATGAAGATGCCTGCGACAGCGGAGGTGAAGGCGAACACGGAGGCTACCCCGAACGCGGGGATGTTGCCCTTCCCGAAGAGCTCGTCCCATGGACCGGAGCCGACGGCGATGATCATCTGCGGCACCACGATGGAGATGTTGAGGACCCCAGTGCACAGCCCTGCACATCATGCACGGACACAATGCAAGTTTGATCAGCTAGCGCAGCGTCCTGATCAACCTTGGACACAAGTAAAGATCATCAGGAAGCAAGCGACTCACCCTGCCCGCCGCCCTTGCTCGCCGCCAGCTGCGCCGTCACGGCGAACGGAACGCTGCACAGGACCTGCAGCGCATGATGAAGCATCAACCAGAGATCAGAGCGTGTGTGAACATCTGAATCGAAACGTGATCGAAGCAGCAGATTAATTAATTACCGCGAAGGGGAACCCGAGCGCGACGAAGAGCGCGAGGGCGGCGCTCTTGAGGCCcttgtcgacggcggcggcgtcctgcaCGTTGCCGCCGATGTCGCCGAGCGACCAGGAGCTGAGGATGGTGACCATGGCCATGGCGACGCAGACGATGAAGCTGCTCATGACCCAGACCACCTTGGCGGTGAGCTTCCGGCACATGGGCTCGATGAGGAAGGAGCTGAACCCGAGGACGACGGAGTTGAGCAGCAGGCCGAAGGCGCCCTGGCGGACGCCCTCCTGGAAGTTGGCGACCTCGGTGGGGTTCCCGTCGGGCCTCCCGTGGTACATCTCGCGGCCCATCCAGTCGGTGTCGAAGAGGATGAAGGGGAACCACGAGAGCCAGGTGAGGCCGGTGACGATGAGCACCTGCGGCATCCCGGGGGGCAGGTTCTTGAGGCCCTTGAACACGGCCAGCGGGCCCGACGCCTGGCCCTCGCTCTGCTGCCTGGCCACCGCCGGGTCCAGCGGCACCTCGGTGGCGAAGATCATGGTGACCACCGTGGAGAGGCCCAGGAACACGACGGACACCAGGAAGGCGGCCTTGAGGTTGGCGCAGGCCTCGCAGCACGCCCGGGTCTGCAGGAACGGGAACCACCTGTGCCAGTCGTTGGTGGAGCCGGAGGAGTAGCCCAGGATGTTCCCGATCGCCATCCACGACACGAAGATGGCGTTCGCCGCGCTGGGGCCGTGGCTGCccgcgaggtccgccatgagcgcgcgcgccgggccCTGCACCGTGTTGTTGGAGAAGTCCAGCAGCCAGAACCCCATGACGAAGAACGCCGCAGCGTGCAGCCGCTTCCCCGTGTAAACCCTGCATATGCGCCCATTGTATTATTCCGATCCATATTATAAATATACATCAAGAACACatctatatatgtgtgtatgtccTCTAGATCACCGAGCAGCTTACGCGCAGTCCTCCTTGGTGTCACCGAGAGCGTACCCGATATCGGACGAGAACCCGATGATGATCACCTGTGGATGACATCAGATCAGATCAATCTATCTATCAGTTCTTGATCGATCAAGAACAATGCCGCACCAGGGGCAACCGGTATGATGGTTTATTATTACTAGTAAAAGAACAAGAGATCGATAGATGATTCATGTGCTTTTAATTAACTAGCTCTCACTGATATACAGATGATGATGCATCCTGTAAAGATGAAGGGCCTCCGCCTCCCAAGCTTGGAGGTGCATTTGTCACTGTACAGCCCGACGCAGGGTTGCACCTGTGTGATGTCAATCATCGGCAATGACTTAAAGTTACTAGTAGGAGTCGCTCCTAACTCCGGAGATTGATGAAATTAATTTCTTGCATATAATTAAGTATATACCAACattatttctgtaaaaaaaattaaacacaACAAAGAACTATTATTGCACCATCTATCCCTTCCATATAATTCTCTAATAATcttgtttttta from Panicum virgatum strain AP13 chromosome 9K, P.virgatum_v5, whole genome shotgun sequence encodes:
- the LOC120648656 gene encoding sucrose transport protein SUT3-like, with amino-acid sequence MADDEVSAGGRQPQISLVGLFLACMVAGGVQYGWALQLSLLTPYVQTLGIPHALTSVMWLCGPIAGLLVQPCVGLYSDKCTSKLGRRRPFIFTGCIIICISVIIIGFSSDIGYALGDTKEDCAVYTGKRLHAAAFFVMGFWLLDFSNNTVQGPARALMADLAGSHGPSAANAIFVSWMAIGNILGYSSGSTNDWHRWFPFLQTRACCEACANLKAAFLVSVVFLGLSTVVTMIFATEVPLDPAVARQQSEGQASGPLAVFKGLKNLPPGMPQVLIVTGLTWLSWFPFILFDTDWMGREMYHGRPDGNPTEVANFQEGVRQGAFGLLLNSVVLGFSSFLIEPMCRKLTAKVVWVMSSFIVCVAMAMVTILSSWSLGDIGGNVQDAAAVDKGLKSAALALFVALGFPFAVLCSVPFAVTAQLAASKGGGQGLCTGVLNISIVVPQMIIAVGSGPWDELFGKGNIPAFGVASVFAFTSAVAGIFMLPKLSKTSFRSVSMGGGH